A part of Kineosporia sp. NBRC 101731 genomic DNA contains:
- a CDS encoding carboxyl transferase domain-containing protein, translating into MFTRVAIVNRGEAAMRLIHAVRDLAAETGEHIETVALYTDADRNSTFVREADIAYPLGPAAARPYLNLAVLEKALTETKADAAWVGWGFVAEDPAFAELCDRIGVAFVGPSAEAMRRLGDKIGSKLIAEEVGVPVAPWSRGPLESLDHALTRANEIGYPLMLKATAGGGGRGIRKVATDADLTEAYQRTSDEALRAFGSGVLFLESLVSGARHVEVQVIADGQGTAWALGVRDCSVQRRNQKIIEESASPVLAPEQTADLKASAERLAVAVGYRGACTVEFLYRPQDRLFAFLEVNTRLQVEHPITEITTGTDLVRLQLHVAEGGKLEGLAPAEIGHAVEARLNAEDPDRDFAPSPGRISRLLLPAGPGIRVDTGVSEGDTIPADFDSMIAKIIAHGRTRDQALARLRRAMAETVVVIEGGSTNKSFVLDLLDQPEVIDASADTGWIDRVREQGRLVTHRHSAVALAAAAIEAYQDEEEISQQRLLTSAHGGRPQVQHDSSRPLDLKLRGVAYRVSVARTGASRFRVGISSGSSHDVVHPADVEVERFDEHSGRITVNGERFRLVTATHGPIHMIEVDGVAHRVSLDEGGVVRSPAPALVVATPVAVGDEIDAGAPILVLESMKMETVLRAPFRARVRECPVSVGSQVETGAPLMRLEPLADQAEVEAAPVAAAEIDLPAEPSDTSAELRVTRGLQDLRALLLGFDVSPNDVLADYLAARSEVAGPPLPGEVDLLTVFADLSELNRNRPRGGLEIEPGNPVHSPREYFHTYLQSLDVERSGVSPVFQTRLTQVLGYYGVEKLDRTPQLEAAVFRIFLAQQRMTQASSIVSQLLRQWLVGQAPQNGLGERAGTALRHLVEATQVRFPVVSDLARAVVFRWFTQPTLRRNRATVYAAVSEDLRYLDRMPDAPDRPERIQAMVAGPEPLVRLVGQRIGRPDVDHTALLEVLTRRYYGSRGLVGAIGTHEAAGFRFVTAEHTNPERHTRVVTTAIDFVQLPAALTGVAQLAADVAERGLVADLYVAWDDQPDTDAIAARLAELLSGQELPASVRRITVTVAGTRGAVMHNHFTFRPDQGRLAEDRLIRGLHPQIAQRLQLQRLREFDLTRLPSTDEEVYLFKAVALSNPADERLFVMGQVRDLTPQREPDGTLIALPSVENAIINGVDAIRAVQAQSPQNRRLATNRIMMYVWPITDLTNAEFGTLVHRILPAVVGAGLEEVQFVARRRNEAGEIVDFSVRIQPAPGRGARLEVGEPTTEPVQPLDDYRQKVLRAAGRGNIYPYELTGLVAGFEGTFTEHDLVDGALAPVTRAPGGNSAAIVAGVVTSRTERHPEGVTRVVLLGDPTKALGSLSEPECARVIAAIDLAEQMRVPLEWYALSAGAKISMNSGTENMDWVAAALKRIVLFTQAGGEINIVVAGINVGAQPYWNAEATMLMHTKGILVMTPDSAMVLTGKQSLDFSGGVSAEDNFGIGGYDRVMGPNGQAQYWAPDLTGARDILMAHYDHAYIVPGETVPRSAPTTDPIDRDIRDYPHPSGEEFTTVGEVFSAEHNPDRKKPFDIRTVMRALSDQDHQVLERWAGMADSDTSVVQDAHIGGHPVTLIGIESRAVPRRGFPPTDGPDTYTAGTLFPKSSKKTARAINAASGNRPLVVLANLSGFDGSPESMRHLQLEYGAEIGRAIVNFDGPIVFTVISRYHGGAFVVFSKALNPNMTVLALEGSFASVLGGAPAAAVVFSGEVNKRTTNDPRVSDLQSQVLSAGGAERAALNTKLAEVQGAVRAEKLGEVAAEFDRVHSIRRAVEVGSVDAIISAQEMRPRIIEAIAAGLAKR; encoded by the coding sequence GTGTTCACTCGTGTCGCCATCGTCAACCGCGGAGAGGCCGCTATGCGGCTCATCCACGCCGTTCGTGATCTCGCTGCGGAGACGGGCGAGCACATCGAGACGGTCGCGCTGTACACCGACGCCGACCGGAACTCCACCTTCGTGCGGGAGGCCGACATCGCCTACCCGCTCGGGCCGGCCGCCGCGCGTCCGTACCTGAACCTCGCGGTGCTGGAGAAGGCCCTGACCGAGACGAAGGCGGACGCCGCCTGGGTCGGCTGGGGCTTCGTGGCCGAGGACCCGGCCTTCGCCGAGCTGTGCGACCGCATCGGCGTCGCCTTCGTCGGCCCCAGCGCCGAGGCCATGCGCCGGCTCGGCGACAAGATCGGTTCCAAGCTGATCGCCGAGGAGGTCGGCGTGCCGGTGGCTCCCTGGAGCCGCGGCCCGCTGGAGTCGCTGGACCACGCGCTGACCCGGGCGAACGAGATCGGCTACCCGCTGATGCTGAAGGCGACCGCCGGGGGTGGCGGTCGCGGTATCCGCAAGGTGGCCACGGACGCCGACCTGACCGAGGCCTACCAGCGCACCAGCGACGAGGCCCTGCGGGCCTTCGGTTCCGGGGTGCTGTTCCTGGAGAGCCTGGTCAGCGGGGCCCGGCACGTCGAGGTGCAGGTCATCGCCGACGGCCAGGGCACCGCCTGGGCGCTGGGCGTTCGCGACTGCTCGGTGCAGCGGCGCAACCAGAAGATCATCGAGGAGTCGGCCTCCCCGGTGCTCGCGCCGGAGCAGACCGCCGATCTGAAGGCCTCCGCCGAGCGTCTGGCCGTGGCGGTCGGCTACCGCGGCGCCTGCACGGTCGAGTTCCTCTACCGGCCGCAGGACCGGCTGTTCGCCTTCCTCGAGGTGAACACCCGCCTGCAGGTCGAACACCCGATCACCGAGATCACCACCGGCACCGACCTGGTGCGGCTGCAGCTGCACGTGGCCGAGGGTGGCAAGCTCGAGGGCCTCGCCCCGGCCGAGATCGGCCACGCGGTCGAGGCCCGGCTCAACGCCGAGGATCCCGACCGCGACTTCGCGCCGTCCCCCGGCCGCATCAGCCGTCTGCTGCTGCCCGCCGGCCCCGGTATCCGGGTGGACACGGGGGTCAGCGAGGGTGACACCATCCCCGCCGACTTCGACTCGATGATCGCGAAGATCATCGCCCACGGCCGCACCCGCGACCAGGCCCTGGCGCGACTGCGCCGGGCGATGGCCGAGACCGTCGTGGTGATCGAGGGCGGCTCCACCAACAAGAGTTTCGTGCTCGACCTGCTCGATCAGCCCGAGGTGATCGACGCGTCCGCCGACACCGGCTGGATCGACCGGGTGCGCGAGCAGGGCCGTCTGGTCACCCACCGGCACTCCGCGGTGGCCCTGGCCGCCGCCGCGATCGAGGCCTACCAGGACGAGGAGGAGATCAGTCAGCAGCGTCTGCTGACCTCCGCCCACGGTGGCCGCCCGCAGGTGCAGCACGACAGCAGCCGTCCGCTGGACCTGAAGCTGAGGGGTGTGGCCTACCGGGTCAGCGTGGCCCGCACCGGCGCCTCCCGGTTCCGCGTGGGTATCTCCAGCGGCAGCAGCCACGATGTGGTGCACCCCGCCGACGTCGAGGTGGAGCGTTTCGACGAGCACAGCGGCCGGATCACCGTGAACGGTGAGCGGTTCCGGCTCGTCACCGCCACGCACGGCCCGATCCACATGATCGAGGTGGACGGGGTGGCCCACCGGGTCAGCCTCGACGAGGGCGGCGTCGTGCGCTCCCCCGCCCCCGCGCTGGTGGTCGCCACACCGGTCGCCGTCGGCGACGAGATCGACGCCGGTGCGCCGATTCTCGTGCTGGAGAGCATGAAGATGGAGACCGTGCTGCGGGCACCCTTCCGGGCCCGGGTGCGCGAGTGCCCGGTGTCGGTGGGCAGCCAGGTCGAGACCGGCGCCCCGCTGATGCGGCTGGAGCCGCTGGCCGACCAGGCCGAGGTCGAGGCTGCGCCCGTCGCCGCGGCCGAGATCGACCTGCCCGCCGAGCCGTCCGACACGTCCGCGGAACTGCGGGTGACCCGCGGCCTGCAAGACCTGCGCGCCCTGCTCCTGGGCTTCGACGTCTCCCCGAACGACGTGCTGGCCGACTACCTGGCCGCGCGCTCGGAGGTGGCCGGACCGCCGCTGCCGGGTGAGGTCGACCTGCTGACAGTGTTCGCGGACCTGTCCGAGCTGAACCGCAACCGGCCCCGGGGCGGGCTGGAGATCGAGCCGGGCAACCCGGTGCACAGCCCGCGCGAGTACTTCCACACCTACCTCCAGAGCCTGGACGTGGAGCGTTCCGGGGTGAGCCCGGTGTTCCAGACCCGCCTCACCCAGGTGCTGGGCTACTACGGCGTTGAGAAGCTGGACCGCACGCCGCAGCTCGAGGCCGCGGTCTTCCGGATCTTCCTGGCCCAGCAGCGCATGACCCAGGCCAGCTCGATCGTGTCGCAGCTGCTGCGTCAGTGGCTGGTGGGTCAGGCTCCGCAGAACGGTCTGGGTGAGCGCGCCGGCACCGCCCTGCGGCACCTGGTGGAGGCCACCCAGGTGCGCTTCCCCGTGGTGTCGGACCTGGCCCGGGCCGTGGTGTTCCGCTGGTTCACACAGCCCACACTGCGCCGTAACCGGGCCACCGTGTACGCCGCGGTGAGCGAGGACCTGCGCTACCTCGACCGGATGCCCGACGCCCCCGACCGCCCCGAGCGCATCCAGGCGATGGTGGCCGGGCCGGAACCGCTGGTGCGTCTGGTGGGCCAGCGCATCGGCCGGCCCGACGTCGACCACACCGCCCTGCTCGAGGTCCTGACCCGCCGTTACTACGGCAGCCGGGGCCTGGTCGGCGCGATCGGAACGCACGAGGCTGCGGGCTTCCGCTTCGTCACCGCCGAGCACACCAACCCGGAACGTCACACCCGGGTCGTCACCACCGCCATCGACTTCGTGCAGCTGCCCGCGGCCCTGACCGGGGTGGCGCAGCTGGCCGCCGACGTCGCCGAGCGCGGCCTGGTCGCCGACCTGTACGTGGCCTGGGACGACCAGCCGGACACCGACGCGATCGCCGCCCGCCTGGCGGAACTGCTCTCCGGGCAGGAACTTCCCGCCTCCGTGCGCCGGATCACCGTGACCGTGGCCGGCACCCGGGGTGCGGTCATGCACAACCACTTCACCTTCCGGCCCGACCAGGGCCGACTGGCGGAGGACCGCCTGATCCGCGGTCTGCACCCACAGATCGCCCAGCGCCTGCAGCTGCAGCGCCTGCGCGAGTTCGACCTGACCCGGCTGCCGTCGACCGACGAGGAGGTGTACCTCTTCAAGGCGGTGGCGCTCAGCAACCCGGCCGACGAGCGGCTCTTCGTCATGGGCCAGGTGCGCGACCTGACGCCGCAGCGTGAGCCCGACGGCACGCTGATCGCGCTGCCCAGCGTGGAGAACGCGATCATCAACGGGGTGGACGCGATCCGCGCCGTGCAGGCCCAGTCACCGCAGAACCGGCGCCTGGCCACCAACCGGATCATGATGTACGTCTGGCCGATCACCGACCTGACGAACGCCGAGTTCGGCACGCTGGTGCACCGCATCCTGCCCGCAGTGGTGGGCGCCGGCCTGGAAGAGGTGCAGTTCGTCGCCCGCCGCCGCAACGAGGCCGGTGAGATCGTCGACTTCTCCGTGCGGATCCAGCCCGCGCCGGGCCGGGGCGCGCGCCTGGAGGTCGGTGAACCGACCACCGAGCCGGTGCAGCCGCTGGACGACTACCGGCAGAAGGTGCTGCGGGCGGCCGGGCGCGGCAACATCTACCCGTACGAACTCACCGGTCTGGTTGCCGGTTTCGAGGGCACCTTCACCGAGCACGACCTCGTCGACGGCGCCCTCGCACCCGTCACCCGGGCCCCGGGCGGCAACTCGGCCGCGATCGTGGCCGGGGTGGTCACCAGCCGCACCGAACGTCACCCCGAGGGTGTCACCCGGGTCGTGCTGCTCGGTGACCCGACCAAGGCCCTGGGCTCCCTGTCGGAGCCGGAGTGCGCGCGGGTCATCGCGGCGATCGACCTGGCCGAGCAGATGCGGGTGCCGCTGGAGTGGTACGCCCTCTCGGCCGGCGCCAAGATCTCGATGAACTCGGGCACCGAGAACATGGACTGGGTGGCCGCCGCGCTCAAGCGCATCGTGCTCTTCACCCAGGCCGGCGGCGAGATCAACATCGTGGTGGCGGGTATCAACGTCGGCGCCCAGCCGTACTGGAACGCCGAGGCCACGATGCTGATGCACACCAAGGGCATCCTGGTGATGACGCCGGACTCGGCCATGGTGCTGACCGGCAAGCAGTCGCTGGACTTCTCCGGGGGTGTCTCGGCCGAGGACAACTTCGGGATCGGCGGCTACGACCGGGTGATGGGCCCCAACGGCCAGGCGCAGTACTGGGCGCCCGACCTGACCGGTGCCCGCGACATCCTGATGGCGCACTACGACCACGCGTACATCGTTCCGGGAGAGACGGTTCCGCGCAGCGCGCCGACGACCGACCCGATCGACCGCGACATCCGCGACTATCCGCACCCCTCGGGCGAGGAATTCACCACGGTCGGTGAGGTCTTCTCGGCCGAGCACAACCCGGACCGCAAGAAGCCGTTCGACATCCGCACCGTGATGCGCGCGCTGTCCGACCAGGACCACCAGGTGCTGGAGCGCTGGGCCGGCATGGCCGACTCCGACACCTCGGTGGTGCAGGACGCGCACATCGGCGGGCACCCGGTCACCCTGATCGGGATCGAGTCCCGGGCCGTTCCGCGGCGCGGGTTCCCGCCCACCGACGGCCCGGACACGTACACCGCGGGCACGCTGTTCCCGAAGTCGTCGAAGAAGACGGCCCGGGCCATCAACGCGGCCTCCGGCAACCGGCCCCTGGTGGTGCTGGCGAACCTGTCCGGGTTCGACGGATCCCCCGAGTCGATGCGGCACCTGCAGCTCGAGTACGGCGCCGAGATCGGCCGGGCCATCGTCAACTTCGACGGCCCGATCGTGTTCACCGTGATCTCCCGCTATCACGGTGGTGCCTTCGTGGTGTTCTCGAAGGCCCTCAACCCGAACATGACCGTGCTGGCCCTGGAGGGCTCGTTCGCCTCGGTGCTGGGTGGCGCTCCCGCCGCGGCGGTCGTGTTCTCGGGTGAGGTCAACAAGAGGACGACGAACGACCCCCGGGTGAGTGACCTGCAGTCCCAGGTGCTGTCGGCCGGCGGCGCCGAGCGCGCGGCGCTGAACACCAAGCTCGCCGAGGTGCAGGGTGCGGTCCGCGCCGAGAAGCTGGGCGAGGTGGCCGCCGAGTTCGACCGGGTGCACAGCATCCGCCGGGCGGTCGAGGTCGGGTCGGTGGACGCGATCATCAGCGCCCAGGAGATGCGGCCGAGGATCATCGAGGCGATCGCGGCCGGGCTCGCCAAGCGCTAA
- a CDS encoding multicopper oxidase domain-containing protein, producing MTWRNKLPTGTRKIGQSGGHLLPVDASLLDATTLDLPAGQKPTVTHLHGGHTEWQSDGRPEAWTTQSGRRGKTWKKSVYTYDNSGRAGGTLWYHDHMHGMTRLNVYAGMAGIYLLRDTTENSLITRHVLPAAAYEREIVIQDRGFTDDGQLFMETDPPSSGGIKASVFFDFITVNGVPWPVLDVQQRKYRFRFVNGSDSRMYVLRLSGNPADTASTASIMRFRVSAKRSKVAEASVKAGTTLGRTLTFPKSTFTRRLIINRGSDGQGRDMEMLGTLAAGTLEWMDKATEIVPKGRTEVWEIYNTSLVAHPIHLHLVHFQIIDRAPFTFTTMSMPMSDGGTGAMVDVTGRGTHRKPEVYERGPKDTAVCYPGEVTRIIATFDRVGNYVWHRHELHHEDHDMMRPLLVR from the coding sequence GTGACCTGGCGCAACAAGCTGCCGACCGGCACCCGGAAGATCGGCCAGAGCGGCGGCCACCTGCTGCCCGTCGACGCCAGTCTGCTCGACGCGACCACGCTGGACCTGCCGGCCGGGCAGAAGCCGACGGTCACCCACCTGCACGGCGGGCACACCGAGTGGCAGAGCGACGGTCGCCCGGAGGCCTGGACCACGCAGAGCGGGCGCCGCGGCAAGACCTGGAAGAAGTCCGTCTACACGTACGACAACTCCGGCCGGGCCGGGGGCACCCTCTGGTATCACGACCACATGCACGGCATGACCCGGCTGAACGTCTACGCCGGGATGGCCGGGATCTACCTGCTGCGCGACACGACCGAGAACTCCCTGATCACCCGGCACGTGCTGCCCGCCGCCGCGTACGAGCGCGAGATCGTCATCCAGGACCGCGGGTTCACGGACGACGGCCAGCTCTTCATGGAGACCGACCCACCCTCCAGCGGGGGCATCAAGGCGTCCGTCTTCTTCGACTTCATCACCGTCAACGGCGTGCCCTGGCCCGTGCTCGACGTGCAGCAGCGCAAGTACCGCTTCCGTTTCGTCAACGGCTCCGACTCCCGGATGTACGTGCTGCGCCTGAGCGGGAACCCCGCCGACACCGCGTCCACGGCCTCGATCATGCGCTTCCGGGTGTCGGCCAAACGCTCGAAGGTCGCTGAGGCGAGCGTGAAGGCGGGCACCACGCTGGGCCGCACCCTGACCTTCCCGAAGTCCACCTTCACCCGCCGGCTGATCATCAACCGCGGCTCCGACGGGCAGGGCCGGGACATGGAGATGCTCGGCACCCTCGCGGCCGGCACCCTGGAGTGGATGGACAAGGCCACCGAGATCGTACCGAAGGGCCGCACCGAGGTGTGGGAGATCTACAACACCAGCCTGGTCGCGCACCCGATCCACCTGCACCTGGTGCATTTTCAGATCATCGACCGGGCCCCGTTCACCTTCACCACGATGTCCATGCCGATGTCCGACGGCGGCACCGGGGCCATGGTCGACGTCACCGGCCGCGGCACCCACCGCAAGCCCGAGGTGTACGAGCGCGGCCCCAAGGACACCGCGGTCTGCTACCCCGGCGAGGTCACGCGCATCATCGCCACGTTCGACCGCGTCGGTAACTACGTCTGGCACCGCCACGAACTGCACCACGAGGACCACGACATGATGCGGCCCCTGCTGGTGCGCTGA
- a CDS encoding bacterial transcriptional activator domain-containing protein: MTTDQLEPGPVRVGLLGNFTMSSADLPVVLRHGGERLLAFLGLHQHPVARARVAGALWPRSPAGQAASNLRATLARLPRPGDRPLTRTRNTQMSLSGHVEVDLWACDAQIRETRRALGVDKSDPPQLDVALDMLDHDVLPFWTEEWILVERERHRQARLHALERLSDLLCAAGRYEQALRAGLAAVAGEPLRESANHRVIQVHLAEHNQVEALRQYDQYRRLLRSELGLAPSSQLRQLLDRRSE; the protein is encoded by the coding sequence TTGACGACCGACCAGCTCGAGCCCGGCCCGGTGAGGGTCGGGTTGCTGGGCAACTTCACGATGTCGAGCGCGGACCTTCCGGTCGTGCTACGGCACGGTGGGGAACGTCTGCTGGCCTTCCTCGGCCTGCACCAGCATCCGGTGGCCCGCGCCCGGGTCGCCGGGGCGCTGTGGCCCCGCAGCCCGGCCGGGCAGGCCGCCTCGAACCTGCGCGCCACGCTGGCCCGGCTGCCCCGTCCGGGAGATCGTCCTCTGACCCGCACCCGGAACACCCAGATGAGCCTGTCGGGCCATGTGGAGGTGGATCTGTGGGCTTGTGACGCACAGATCCGCGAGACGAGAAGGGCTCTCGGGGTAGACAAGAGCGATCCGCCCCAGCTGGACGTCGCCCTGGACATGCTCGACCACGACGTGCTGCCGTTCTGGACCGAGGAGTGGATACTGGTGGAACGAGAGCGGCACCGCCAGGCCCGCCTGCATGCTCTCGAACGGCTGAGTGACCTTCTCTGCGCGGCTGGTCGATACGAGCAGGCACTGCGAGCGGGGCTGGCGGCGGTGGCGGGAGAACCGTTGCGGGAGAGCGCCAATCACCGGGTCATCCAGGTGCATCTGGCCGAGCACAACCAGGTCGAGGCGTTGCGACAATACGACCAGTACCGTCGGTTGCTGCGCTCCGAACTTGGTCTCGCCCCGTCTTCCCAGCTTCGTCAGCTGCTCGACCGGCGCTCTGAGTAA
- a CDS encoding NAD(P)-dependent alcohol dehydrogenase, whose translation MSRTVNAYAALTSGSSLEPWTYEQRTPREHDVVFDVQFCGICHTDIHMIGPWGQSFPMVPGHEMVGRVTEVGSGVHHFAVGDLVGVGPVVDSCRKCEPCLAGLETYCLEGATSAYGVPDRVDGSPTRGGFADSVVCDERFVHRMPDGLDPAAAAPLLCAGITTYSPLRHWNIGPGSTVGVIGIGGLGHLGIKFARAMGAEVVAFTTSQSKAQAALALGAHEVVMSRSETQMASQANRFDFLLDTVSATYPMTPFVQALKMNGTLCSLGLPGSFDVAPFALAMRRSIAGSGAGGTVETREMLQFCVDHKITADVEIVAPDEINTALERLDRGDVAFRFVVDMAR comes from the coding sequence ATGAGCCGCACCGTCAACGCCTACGCCGCCCTCACCTCCGGCAGCTCTCTCGAACCCTGGACCTACGAACAGCGCACGCCCCGCGAGCACGACGTGGTGTTCGACGTACAGTTCTGCGGGATCTGCCACACGGACATCCACATGATCGGCCCCTGGGGTCAGTCCTTCCCGATGGTCCCCGGACACGAGATGGTGGGCCGGGTGACCGAAGTGGGTTCCGGCGTGCACCATTTCGCCGTGGGTGACCTCGTGGGCGTGGGGCCCGTCGTCGATTCCTGCCGAAAGTGCGAACCCTGCCTCGCCGGCCTGGAGACCTACTGCCTCGAGGGCGCCACCAGCGCCTACGGCGTGCCCGACCGGGTGGACGGCTCCCCCACGCGGGGTGGGTTCGCCGATTCCGTGGTCTGCGACGAACGTTTCGTGCACCGTATGCCGGACGGGCTCGATCCGGCCGCGGCCGCTCCCCTGCTGTGCGCGGGCATCACCACCTATTCCCCGCTGCGGCACTGGAACATCGGGCCGGGCTCCACCGTCGGGGTGATCGGGATCGGCGGACTGGGCCACCTGGGCATCAAGTTCGCCCGCGCGATGGGCGCCGAGGTGGTGGCCTTCACCACCTCACAGTCCAAGGCGCAGGCCGCGCTGGCCCTCGGCGCGCACGAGGTGGTGATGTCCCGCTCCGAGACCCAGATGGCATCCCAGGCAAACCGTTTCGACTTCCTGCTGGACACCGTCTCGGCGACCTACCCGATGACGCCGTTCGTACAGGCCCTGAAGATGAACGGCACCCTGTGCTCGCTGGGACTGCCCGGCAGCTTCGACGTGGCCCCGTTCGCCCTGGCGATGCGCCGCTCGATCGCCGGGTCCGGCGCCGGTGGCACCGTCGAGACCCGCGAGATGCTGCAGTTCTGCGTGGACCACAAGATCACCGCCGACGTGGAGATCGTGGCCCCGGACGAGATCAACACCGCCCTGGAGCGGCTCGACCGGGGCGACGTGGCGTTCCGGTTCGTCGTGGACATGGCCCGCTAG
- a CDS encoding TetR/AcrR family transcriptional regulator yields MVRDAAGTRRRILDAAIAEFSAYGIAGARIDRVAEASGSNKAMIYKYFGNKSQLFDAVFDAIVVQTVDAVPIDGDDLPEYVVRLWDRHRAHPEPQRVGLWDELERSSEGMRAEAVVAAARVKVATIDDAQRRGVVSAGIAPQELLDLLLALSRSGLARPISDEDADRYRDALRMAARKLIQPG; encoded by the coding sequence ATGGTGAGGGACGCTGCGGGCACGAGGCGACGCATCCTCGATGCTGCCATTGCCGAGTTCTCCGCCTACGGCATCGCCGGCGCGCGGATCGACCGGGTGGCCGAGGCCTCCGGCAGCAACAAGGCGATGATCTACAAGTACTTCGGCAACAAGAGCCAGCTGTTCGACGCTGTCTTCGACGCGATCGTGGTGCAGACCGTCGATGCCGTCCCCATCGACGGTGACGACCTGCCGGAGTACGTCGTGCGACTGTGGGACCGGCACCGCGCCCACCCGGAGCCGCAGCGGGTGGGGCTGTGGGACGAACTGGAGCGCTCGTCCGAGGGCATGCGGGCCGAGGCGGTCGTTGCCGCAGCCCGGGTCAAGGTCGCAACGATCGACGACGCCCAGCGCCGGGGCGTGGTGAGCGCCGGGATTGCGCCGCAAGAACTCCTGGACCTGCTCCTGGCCCTGAGCCGCAGCGGTCTGGCCCGGCCGATCAGTGACGAGGACGCCGACCGGTACCGGGATGCGCTGAGAATGGCGGCTCGGAAGCTGATTCAGCCGGGCTGA